One window of Dama dama isolate Ldn47 chromosome 30, ASM3311817v1, whole genome shotgun sequence genomic DNA carries:
- the KCTD12 gene encoding BTB/POZ domain-containing protein KCTD12 has protein sequence MALADSTRGLPNGGGGGGGSGSSSSAAEPPLFPDIVELNVGGQVYVTRRCTVVSVPDSLLWRMFTQQQPQELARDSKGRFFLDRDGFLFRYILDYLRDLQLVLPDYFPERSRLQREAEYFELPELVRRLGAPQQPGPGPPPPHSRRGVQKEGSLGDDLLPLGSAEPEQQEGASAGAPSPTLELASRSPSGGAAGPLLTPSQSLDGSRRSGYITIGYRGSYTIGRDAQADAKFRRVARITVCGKTSLAKEVFGDTLNESRDPDRPPERYTSRYYLKFNFLEQAFDKLSESGFHMVACSSTGTCAFAGSTDQSEDKIWTSYTEYVFCRE, from the coding sequence ATGGCTCTGGCCGACAGCACTCGTGGATTACCCAACgggggtggcggcggcggcggcagcggctccTCGTCGTCCGCGGCGGAGCCGCCGCTCTTCCCCGACATCGTGGAGCTGAACGTGGGCGGCCAGGTGTATGTGACCCGGCGCTGCACCGTGGTGTCGGTGCCCGACTCGCTGCTCTGGCGCATGTTCACGCAGCAGCAGCCGCAAGAGCTAGCCCGGGACAGCAAGGGCCGCTTCTTTCTGGACCGCGACGGCTTCCTCTTCCGCTACATCTTGGATTACCTGCGGGACTTGCAGCTCGTGCTGCCCGACTACTTCCCCGAGCGCAGCCGGCTGCAGCGCGAGGCCGAGTACTTCGAGCTGCCCGAGCTCGTGCGCCGCCTCGGGGCGCCCCAGCAGCCCGGccccgggccgccgccgccgcactcCCGGCGCGGGGTGCAGAAGGAGGGCTCGCTGGGCGACGACCTGCTGCCGCTCGGCTCCGCCGAGCCGGAGCAGCAGGAGGGCGCCTCGGCCGGGGCGCCGTCGCCCACGCTGGAGCTGGCTAGCCGCAGCCCGTCCGGGGGCGCGGCGGGCCCGCTGCTTACGCCGTCGCAGTCGTTGGACGGCAGCCGGCGCTCGGGCTACATCACCATCGGCTACCGCGGCTCCTACACGATCGGGCGGGACGCGCAGGCAGACGCCAAATTCCGGCGAGTGGCGCGCATCACGGTGTGCGGCAAGACGTCGCTGGCCAAGGAGGTGTTCGGGGACACCCTGAACGAGAGCCGGGACCCCGACCGGCCCCCGGAGCGCTACACCTCGCGCTATTACCTCAAGTTCAACTTCCTGGAGCAGGCCTTCGACAAGCTGTCCGAGTCGGGCTTCCACATGGTGGCGTGCAGCTCCACGGGCACCTGCGCCTTCGCCGGCAGCACCGACCAGAGCGAGGACAAGATCTGGACTAGCTACACCGAGTACGTCTTCTGCAGGGAGTGA